The following proteins are co-located in the Myroides profundi genome:
- a CDS encoding DUF4139 domain-containing protein, protein MKKNLTIVALALTTVMTWAQKPVFTPAKLESARVYFNSAELTHKAKVKLPKGTSEVVITNVADYLNESTIQIGSISEVTVMAIQYSNRYVEEYDSPVDSPLLKPVRDSIKLVQTELKKVNNAIDVESRTIALLDSNQKVGGEQGTTTAEVMKIVDYYKTKRLQLSTELDKLNEKKEDLNTRLTNLQDKLAFNEGKSEKSSKGKLIIQVMNDREGEVPFQIKYLTNAASWKPFYDLRVEKINSPVKVVYKADVKQSSGIDWRGVNLSLTSGVANQSNVIPTWRTWFLDYNTYLTTAGYNRNANKRLNVMADMSAKMSYEAESSSMLNDAVVYEESTMSSFTQVNESQLNVSFDINIPYTVMSNNKSHSVTLNDFAIPAEYKYYVAPKLDLNAYLVATIKDYGNYNLLAGEANVIFDGVYVGKTMLNPANTEEEMKLNMGKDPKVAVTRILLKDKSGTKMLSSKKSQNFVYDITIRNNKAEQIDIQVEDQYPISSNKDIEVELTETSSGKLNEEKGLVKWDLRLKGNDSKSLRFGYQVRYDKNQNLNL, encoded by the coding sequence ATGAAAAAGAATTTAACGATTGTTGCATTAGCTTTGACTACGGTTATGACATGGGCACAGAAGCCTGTGTTTACACCTGCTAAGCTAGAGAGCGCTAGAGTGTACTTTAACAGTGCTGAATTAACACATAAGGCCAAAGTGAAGTTGCCTAAGGGAACTTCAGAGGTGGTGATCACCAATGTAGCTGATTACCTAAACGAATCTACTATACAGATCGGATCTATATCTGAGGTTACAGTCATGGCTATACAATATAGTAATCGATATGTAGAAGAATATGATAGTCCAGTAGACTCTCCATTGTTGAAGCCTGTAAGAGATAGTATTAAATTAGTTCAAACTGAATTAAAGAAGGTGAATAATGCTATTGATGTAGAAAGTAGAACAATTGCTTTATTAGACTCTAATCAGAAAGTAGGTGGAGAACAAGGAACGACTACTGCAGAAGTGATGAAGATAGTAGACTATTATAAAACAAAGAGACTACAGCTGAGTACAGAGTTAGATAAGTTAAACGAGAAGAAGGAAGACCTTAATACTCGACTAACCAATTTACAAGATAAGCTTGCTTTTAATGAAGGCAAAAGTGAGAAATCTAGTAAGGGTAAGCTGATTATACAAGTAATGAATGACAGAGAGGGTGAAGTGCCTTTTCAGATTAAGTATTTAACGAATGCTGCGTCATGGAAGCCTTTTTATGACCTAAGAGTAGAGAAGATTAACTCTCCTGTAAAAGTAGTTTATAAAGCGGATGTAAAACAGAGTTCTGGTATTGACTGGAGAGGTGTGAATCTTAGCTTGACAAGTGGTGTAGCTAATCAGAGTAATGTTATTCCTACTTGGAGAACGTGGTTCCTTGATTATAATACCTATCTAACGACTGCAGGATATAATAGAAATGCAAATAAGAGATTAAATGTAATGGCAGATATGTCTGCTAAGATGAGTTATGAAGCTGAATCGTCTTCTATGCTAAATGACGCTGTTGTATATGAAGAGAGTACAATGAGTAGCTTTACTCAAGTCAATGAATCACAACTAAACGTATCATTTGATATAAATATTCCGTACACAGTGATGTCTAATAATAAGTCACATAGTGTTACACTTAACGACTTTGCTATTCCTGCGGAGTATAAATATTATGTTGCTCCTAAGCTTGACCTAAATGCTTATTTAGTGGCAACGATTAAGGACTATGGTAATTATAACTTATTAGCTGGGGAGGCAAACGTAATCTTTGATGGAGTATATGTTGGTAAGACAATGTTGAACCCTGCAAACACAGAAGAGGAGATGAAATTAAATATGGGTAAAGACCCTAAAGTAGCAGTTACTCGTATTTTATTAAAAGATAAATCAGGTACTAAGATGTTATCTTCTAAAAAGTCTCAAAACTTCGTATACGATATTACAATCCGCAACAACAAAGCTGAGCAGATAGATATACAAGTAGAAGACCAATATCCTATTAGCTCTAATAAAGATATAGAAGTAGAATTAACAGAGACTTCATCAGGAAAGCTAAATGAAGAGAAAGGGCTTGTGAAGTGGGATCTTAGACTGAAAGGGAATGATAGTAAATCACTTCGCTTTGGATACCAAGTGAGATATGATAAGAATCAGAATTTAAACTTATAA
- a CDS encoding DUF421 domain-containing protein has product MEYLDIVWRSVAVYLFMIIAMRVFGKKQLSQLNTFDVVLMLLISNSVQNAMVGPNTSLEGGILAAFVLFSLNYGMKRLIAHNKFVNRLLQQKPEVIIQHGVVDFAKATQLGITSEELTEAMHEHGVEYFKQVKLATLEINGSISIIAKDNEGQYKETFHKRKGKHQAV; this is encoded by the coding sequence ATGGAGTATTTAGATATCGTATGGAGAAGTGTGGCTGTATATTTATTTATGATTATAGCGATGCGTGTGTTTGGCAAGAAGCAGTTGTCTCAGTTAAACACATTTGACGTTGTTTTAATGCTCTTAATTAGCAATTCTGTACAGAATGCTATGGTTGGTCCTAATACGAGCTTAGAAGGAGGAATATTAGCTGCTTTTGTTTTGTTCTCTTTAAACTACGGAATGAAACGACTGATTGCTCATAACAAATTTGTCAATCGATTACTCCAACAGAAGCCTGAAGTCATTATTCAGCATGGTGTGGTTGATTTTGCTAAAGCTACACAGCTAGGCATTACCTCAGAAGAGCTGACAGAGGCTATGCATGAGCATGGTGTAGAGTACTTCAAACAAGTAAAATTAGCAACATTAGAAATCAATGGAAGTATCAGTATCATCGCTAAAGATAATGAGGGGCAGTATAAAGAGACTTTTCATAAGCGCAAGGGAAAACACCAAGCAGTCTAA
- a CDS encoding alkaline phosphatase D family protein, with amino-acid sequence MDNSQFNRRKFLRTSLLASGSLFLAPIIISCSNDDSSNPNTDGVDGEFQIKNFDYGVASFDPTATSIIIWTRYANANTEIVWEIAKDLHFKDIVRQGKATVASLSDNTIAIEIQDLPSNSKFYYRFYNTAAKDTSVIGETITLPATSDQVSNVKLAIASCSNYPAGLFHVYGEMAKSDADVIIHLGDYIYEYAPGQYGTNASTLAFNRAHKPNKEIVTLEDYRERYRQYRSDANLQLAHQKKPFICVWDDHEIANDTYKDGAENHQPETEGSFETRKRAALQAYSEFIPLKTGKDARIYRSFDFGNILSLHMLDTRVIARDKQLSYGNYMTANGFDQAKFMQDYMNPNRQLLGKEQLGWLAGQMNSSGATWQVLGQQILMAKMLVPAEFLMIVNQIMAEIEAGGSASANSMLALQKAVGELVVIKTRLLQGDPTLTAQEKARVTTVLPYNLDAWDGYAVEREMLYSLCKGKKVMTLAGDTHNAWYSEMKTQTGEVVGYELATSSVSSPGMETYLGISNDPSQARQLEQVMPLLIDELDYVNLTDRGYLYIDYTTSGAKAEWRFVDTVFNTNYTVQTKKTVVI; translated from the coding sequence ATGGATAATTCACAATTCAATAGAAGGAAGTTCTTGCGCACTTCTTTATTAGCATCAGGAAGTTTATTTTTAGCTCCTATAATTATTAGTTGTTCTAATGATGATTCAAGTAATCCTAACACAGACGGTGTAGATGGAGAATTTCAAATCAAAAACTTTGACTATGGTGTAGCTAGTTTTGACCCAACTGCTACTAGTATTATCATTTGGACTCGTTATGCCAATGCTAATACTGAAATAGTATGGGAAATAGCAAAAGACCTTCATTTTAAAGATATTGTTCGTCAAGGCAAAGCGACTGTTGCCTCTCTTTCAGATAATACAATCGCTATAGAGATACAAGACCTACCTTCTAATAGTAAGTTCTATTATAGATTCTATAATACTGCTGCCAAAGATACTTCTGTGATCGGGGAGACCATCACGCTACCTGCTACTTCAGATCAAGTGAGTAATGTGAAGCTAGCCATAGCGTCGTGTTCTAATTATCCTGCAGGTCTATTTCATGTCTATGGTGAGATGGCTAAGTCAGATGCAGATGTCATTATCCACTTAGGGGATTATATCTATGAGTATGCTCCTGGACAATATGGAACTAATGCGAGTACGCTAGCCTTTAACAGAGCTCATAAACCGAATAAAGAGATCGTTACTTTAGAGGATTATAGAGAGAGATATAGACAGTATAGAAGTGATGCTAACCTTCAGTTGGCACATCAGAAGAAACCTTTTATCTGTGTGTGGGATGATCATGAGATAGCTAATGATACCTATAAAGATGGTGCAGAGAATCATCAGCCTGAAACAGAAGGTAGTTTTGAAACAAGAAAAAGAGCAGCATTACAGGCATATAGTGAATTTATACCACTAAAGACTGGTAAAGACGCTCGTATCTATAGAAGTTTTGACTTCGGTAATATTCTTTCCTTGCATATGTTAGATACTCGTGTTATTGCTCGAGATAAACAGTTGAGTTATGGTAATTATATGACGGCTAACGGTTTCGATCAAGCTAAGTTTATGCAAGATTATATGAACCCTAATCGTCAATTATTAGGGAAAGAACAGTTGGGATGGTTAGCAGGTCAGATGAACTCTAGTGGGGCTACATGGCAAGTGTTAGGACAACAGATCTTAATGGCTAAGATGCTTGTTCCTGCTGAGTTTTTAATGATTGTTAATCAGATCATGGCAGAGATAGAGGCTGGAGGAAGCGCTTCTGCTAATTCGATGCTTGCGCTACAAAAGGCTGTAGGAGAATTAGTAGTAATTAAAACTCGTTTATTACAAGGTGACCCTACACTTACAGCACAAGAGAAGGCTAGGGTGACTACTGTATTGCCATATAATCTAGATGCATGGGATGGGTATGCAGTGGAGCGAGAGATGCTGTATAGCTTATGCAAAGGAAAAAAGGTGATGACTCTAGCAGGGGATACACATAATGCATGGTATAGTGAGATGAAGACACAGACTGGAGAGGTAGTGGGCTATGAGTTAGCGACTAGCTCAGTTAGTTCACCTGGTATGGAGACATATTTAGGAATATCGAATGATCCGAGTCAGGCTCGACAATTAGAACAAGTAATGCCTTTATTAATAGATGAACTAGACTATGTAAATCTAACAGATAGAGGATATTTATACATTGATTACACTACATCTGGTGCAAAGGCAGAGTGGAGATTTGTAGATACTGTGTTTAATACTAATTATACAGTACAAACTAAAAAAACAGTTGTGATATAA
- a CDS encoding M48 family metallopeptidase produces the protein MKKVLLSACLVCFAIGTANAQFGKLNPKKIEAGLKAAKAFTVSDEEVAQSAAAAVKWMDENNAVCTVKDKDPKKKAYAERLERIFGPYKNYDGLDLNYKVYYVTDVNAFACPDGSVRVFSSLMDIMSDDELLGIIGHEIGHVKLKHSLNGYRKVLLAEAAVQFAGTTQGTVGDLMKGDLGALTEKLIGAQFSQGQETDSDDYSYKFLVANGKNPQALADGFQKFADMEKEYGADKSTKAKIFSTHPDSEKRVKRIEDKIKKDAKK, from the coding sequence ATGAAAAAAGTTTTATTATCTGCATGTTTAGTGTGTTTTGCAATAGGAACAGCTAATGCACAGTTTGGTAAATTAAACCCAAAGAAGATCGAAGCTGGTCTAAAAGCAGCTAAGGCGTTTACAGTAAGTGATGAAGAAGTAGCTCAGTCTGCTGCCGCTGCTGTTAAGTGGATGGATGAGAATAACGCTGTATGTACAGTGAAGGATAAAGATCCTAAGAAGAAAGCTTATGCAGAGCGTTTAGAGCGTATCTTCGGGCCATATAAGAACTATGATGGTCTAGATCTAAACTATAAAGTATATTATGTTACAGACGTAAATGCTTTTGCTTGTCCTGATGGAAGTGTACGTGTATTCTCTTCATTGATGGATATTATGAGTGATGATGAGCTATTAGGTATCATCGGTCACGAGATTGGACACGTAAAATTAAAGCACTCTTTAAACGGGTATAGAAAAGTATTGTTAGCAGAAGCAGCTGTACAATTTGCTGGTACAACTCAAGGTACAGTAGGTGACTTAATGAAAGGAGACCTAGGGGCTCTAACAGAGAAACTTATTGGAGCTCAGTTCTCTCAAGGACAAGAGACTGATTCGGATGATTACTCTTATAAATTCTTAGTAGCAAATGGTAAGAACCCACAAGCATTAGCAGATGGATTCCAAAAGTTCGCTGATATGGAGAAAGAATATGGAGCTGATAAATCTACTAAAGCTAAAATATTCTCTACTCACCCTGATAGTGAGAAACGCGTAAAACGCATCGAAGATAAAATCAAAAAAGACGCTAAAAAATAG
- a CDS encoding oligosaccharide flippase family protein, with protein MSIYKKIFKQTAIYGLAAVFPKVIGFFLVPFHTDLMQNNDYGQYSVIFSIMMFLNVILSFGMETAFFRFYNKQEDKKEVINNSLLFLGCTTLLFAIISVLTLDFWASILSVSNELLYYVLFILVLDALVIVPFAKLRADQRPLYYSAIRIANVCIYTALNIFFLYYLPNLNNAYPDSIFNTIYKEGNQVVYIFIANLVASLFTFLVFYKDYFSIKFKFNKELNKQMLTYSFPIMVGGLAFAVNEGFDKILLERLLPTDIALSEVGKYAACYKLGLFMVLFRQAYTLGIEPFFFNYAKNDDAPTKYATITKYFTIFGSMIMLGVIVFADILKVLFIRNESYWDAMIVVPLIILANLCMGIYTNLSVWYKLRDKTAIGAYISIMGAVFTLIFNYLLIPIWGYMGSAIATLIAYASMMLVSYVMGQKQYPIPYDKKAIGGYLGISILLSFVYFYCFRENYFVGIAFILVFLGVIYKFENTVIKKMIKR; from the coding sequence GTGAGCATTTATAAAAAGATATTTAAACAAACGGCTATCTACGGATTAGCAGCAGTATTTCCTAAAGTAATTGGGTTCTTCCTAGTTCCTTTTCACACAGACTTGATGCAAAATAACGACTATGGTCAGTATAGTGTTATTTTCTCTATTATGATGTTTCTAAATGTGATACTTTCATTTGGGATGGAAACTGCATTCTTTAGATTTTATAATAAACAAGAGGATAAGAAAGAAGTTATTAATAACAGCTTACTATTTCTTGGATGCACCACATTACTATTTGCTATAATTAGCGTATTGACCTTAGACTTTTGGGCTTCTATCCTTAGTGTATCAAATGAACTATTATACTATGTACTCTTTATTTTAGTACTAGACGCCTTAGTTATAGTTCCTTTTGCTAAGCTTAGAGCAGATCAAAGACCTCTATACTACAGCGCCATTAGGATAGCGAATGTATGTATCTACACCGCTCTTAATATATTCTTCTTATACTACCTACCTAATCTAAATAACGCTTATCCAGATAGTATATTCAACACTATTTATAAAGAGGGAAATCAAGTAGTCTATATATTCATTGCTAACCTTGTCGCTAGTTTATTCACTTTCTTAGTCTTCTATAAAGACTACTTCAGTATCAAGTTTAAGTTTAATAAAGAACTGAATAAACAGATGCTTACCTACAGTTTTCCTATCATGGTAGGAGGACTTGCATTTGCAGTTAATGAAGGTTTTGACAAGATATTATTAGAACGACTATTACCTACAGATATCGCACTATCAGAAGTAGGAAAATATGCTGCATGCTATAAGTTAGGATTGTTTATGGTTCTATTTAGACAAGCTTATACACTAGGTATCGAACCGTTCTTCTTTAACTATGCCAAGAATGACGACGCACCGACTAAATATGCGACCATTACTAAGTACTTCACCATTTTTGGAAGTATGATTATGTTAGGTGTTATCGTATTTGCAGATATATTGAAAGTCCTGTTTATTAGAAATGAGTCTTATTGGGATGCGATGATTGTTGTTCCACTAATCATCTTAGCCAATTTATGTATGGGAATCTATACCAACCTATCTGTATGGTATAAACTAAGAGACAAAACTGCCATAGGAGCGTATATCTCTATTATGGGAGCTGTATTCACTCTTATATTTAACTACCTACTTATCCCTATATGGGGCTATATGGGATCAGCGATAGCTACTCTGATAGCCTATGCATCTATGATGCTAGTCTCTTATGTGATGGGGCAAAAACAGTACCCTATCCCTTATGACAAAAAGGCTATAGGAGGATACCTAGGAATATCTATACTCCTAAGCTTTGTATACTTCTACTGTTTTAGAGAAAACTATTTCGTTGGAATAGCATTTATACTCGTATTTTTAGGTGTTATATACAAATTTGAAAATACCGTTATCAAAAAAATGATCAAACGATAA
- a CDS encoding PdaC/SigV domain-containing protein produces the protein MKKILLILFLSIAVASCMKEKSFSFEEKVYQKILLDTCVDEDCTEIKVTTAEIVDPQNEIADKINKDNLSIINEILSFEDEKKQATNYDSIVISFTNAYTNMVKKFPKATIPWQAKANNIVTFYGDNLVSFALDYYIFTGGANGFQGEKTMHYNPATGEQYSNEQLFKNYGDFKNLVINKLKELNDTDKEKANNISYLSLEEDSLEIPENIFIYEDSVVLNFTTADVSTVASKVITISFTQEEIAPYLSFELKPKPNTNK, from the coding sequence ATGAAAAAAATCTTACTAATTCTATTCCTTTCAATAGCTGTTGCGAGCTGTATGAAAGAGAAGAGTTTCTCTTTTGAGGAAAAAGTGTACCAGAAGATACTATTAGACACTTGTGTTGATGAAGACTGTACAGAAATCAAGGTTACAACAGCAGAAATAGTAGACCCTCAAAATGAAATAGCAGACAAAATCAACAAGGATAACCTCTCTATCATTAATGAGATTCTCTCTTTTGAAGATGAGAAGAAACAGGCTACTAACTATGACAGTATTGTAATCTCGTTTACGAATGCTTATACCAATATGGTTAAGAAGTTTCCTAAAGCAACAATCCCTTGGCAAGCGAAAGCGAATAATATCGTAACCTTCTATGGGGACAACTTAGTCAGCTTTGCCCTAGATTACTATATTTTCACAGGAGGAGCTAACGGATTTCAAGGAGAGAAAACGATGCACTATAACCCTGCTACAGGAGAACAATACAGTAATGAGCAGTTGTTTAAAAACTACGGGGACTTCAAAAATCTAGTGATCAACAAATTAAAAGAATTAAATGATACTGATAAAGAGAAGGCTAATAATATAAGCTACTTATCACTAGAAGAAGATTCTCTAGAGATACCAGAGAACATCTTTATCTATGAGGATAGTGTAGTACTTAACTTTACTACTGCAGATGTAAGCACAGTTGCAAGCAAGGTAATCACGATCTCATTCACACAAGAAGAAATAGCCCCTTACCTAAGCTTTGAACTAAAACCTAAGCCAAACACAAATAAATAA
- the recO gene encoding DNA repair protein RecO: protein MQIKTKAIVLSALKYQEKSLIVKCFTEEAGMVSFFVRNAFAKGKSAQKIAYFQPLTILDIDFVYKNKGGLEYFKEVKTAHVYQDIYYNYNKNCIAIFIGEVLHSVFREPVVDKDFFTFLEAALLWFDTHDEVANFHLILMIELTKYFGFYPALEGRSKLYFNWEEGVFTDYFSPCCFEEEPTFLFRKLIELGFSSDQKIFNNKDRKRLLTMIISYYEQHLNDFRKPNSLEVLKEVFSN from the coding sequence ATGCAGATAAAGACTAAAGCAATTGTACTTAGCGCTTTAAAATATCAAGAGAAGAGCTTAATCGTAAAGTGCTTTACAGAAGAGGCAGGTATGGTGAGTTTCTTTGTTCGCAATGCTTTTGCCAAAGGGAAGTCTGCACAGAAAATAGCTTATTTTCAACCCTTGACGATATTAGATATTGACTTTGTTTATAAGAATAAAGGAGGGCTAGAGTATTTTAAGGAGGTTAAAACAGCTCATGTATATCAAGATATCTATTATAATTATAACAAGAATTGTATAGCTATCTTTATCGGAGAAGTATTGCACTCTGTATTTAGAGAGCCTGTTGTAGATAAGGATTTCTTTACTTTTTTGGAAGCAGCTTTGCTGTGGTTTGATACCCATGATGAGGTAGCTAATTTCCACTTGATTCTGATGATAGAATTGACGAAGTACTTTGGTTTTTACCCTGCATTAGAGGGTAGAAGTAAGCTTTATTTTAACTGGGAAGAAGGGGTGTTTACAGATTACTTTTCTCCATGTTGTTTTGAAGAAGAACCGACTTTTTTGTTTAGAAAACTGATTGAATTAGGCTTCTCTAGTGACCAAAAAATCTTTAATAATAAGGATCGAAAGAGGCTGTTAACCATGATAATTAGTTATTATGAACAGCACCTAAACGACTTCAGAAAGCCCAATTCTCTAGAGGTTTTAAAGGAAGTCTTCTCTAACTAA